One region of bacterium genomic DNA includes:
- a CDS encoding site-2 protease family protein produces the protein MHGLLLSIPVFLLALTFHEVAHGYVARRLGDPTAEEMGRLSLNPAKHISIFGTILFPLMLYLAHSPVIFGWAKPVPVDARYFRNPLRGMMWVGMAGPMANFILALAGALVFRLLKGLVAGQSVVLDLTVMFIFINLILGLFNLIPIPPLDGSRIVTGLLPKRLAVEYLKVERYGFLILVFLLYIGVFRDFIFPTAMRCLEFLVS, from the coding sequence TTGCACGGGCTGTTACTTAGCATTCCGGTGTTTTTGCTGGCTCTGACCTTCCACGAGGTCGCCCATGGTTATGTGGCGAGGCGCTTGGGCGACCCCACGGCCGAGGAAATGGGGCGCCTAAGCCTGAACCCCGCGAAGCACATCAGCATCTTCGGCACCATTTTGTTCCCGCTCATGCTATATCTCGCCCATTCCCCGGTGATCTTTGGGTGGGCAAAACCAGTCCCAGTCGATGCTAGGTATTTTCGAAACCCATTGAGGGGGATGATGTGGGTCGGCATGGCGGGACCTATGGCCAATTTCATTCTAGCGCTCGCTGGCGCACTGGTGTTTAGGCTTCTGAAAGGCCTCGTAGCTGGGCAGTCAGTGGTGCTTGACTTGACGGTCATGTTCATATTCATCAACCTGATCCTTGGCCTGTTCAACTTAATACCGATTCCGCCGCTCGATGGCAGCCGCATTGTGACCGGGCTTTTGCCCAAACGCCTTGCGGTAGAGTATTTGAAGGTCGAGCGGTATGGTTTCTTAATACTGGTTTTCCTCTTGTATATTGGCGTATTTCGGGATTTCATATTCCCAACCGCGATGCGATGCTTGGAGTTTCTGGTAAGTTGA
- a CDS encoding EcoRI family type II restriction endonuclease: protein MSRLRALFPDMQFHYYFGTSAMGPDGGILSIEDENGALFPVLIVEVKNQGTNDLRRAEGKPPQARGNAIERLGENVIGFRTAMLNEGIVPFVCFGDGCDFADTSSILDRVVTIAMFGPLNRINVVNAGEHGRFNRGSFFFREKSWTPDEMASVMYEVAQRSVHYYYAKYGKTRFVVAS from the coding sequence GTGAGCCGCTTACGAGCTCTCTTCCCGGACATGCAGTTCCACTATTACTTCGGTACTTCTGCAATGGGGCCCGACGGAGGGATTCTCTCGATTGAGGACGAGAACGGCGCCTTGTTTCCCGTACTCATTGTTGAGGTTAAGAATCAGGGCACCAACGACTTGCGGCGGGCCGAAGGCAAACCGCCACAGGCAAGAGGCAACGCGATTGAGCGCCTTGGGGAAAATGTAATCGGATTTCGCACTGCTATGTTGAATGAGGGCATTGTCCCATTTGTATGTTTCGGCGATGGCTGTGACTTCGCGGACACAAGCAGCATCCTGGATAGGGTCGTCACGATAGCTATGTTCGGCCCACTCAACCGGATCAACGTTGTGAACGCAGGTGAGCACGGCAGGTTTAACCGCGGCAGTTTCTTCTTCCGTGAGAAGAGCTGGACGCCGGATGAAATGGCGAGTGTCATGTATGAGGTCGCCCAGAGAAGCGTGCACTACTACTACGCCAAGTATGGGAAGACTCGTTTTGTCGTTGCCTCTTGA
- a CDS encoding DNA adenine methylase, translated as MSAHNSALEVREPRQMTFWPDHPSAEDPDYLSRQLITYIGNKRALLGNIGGAVERVKRRLGKSRLRVFDAFSGSGVVSRYLKAHASLLISNDLEDYAAVTARCYLRNRSTVDLPAISQIVADLNARVRSDALPPGFIEELYSPRDETHIAKEDRVFYTRDNARRLDNYRRLIESAPLDVKDMLLGPLLSEASIHANTAGIFKGFYKNRHTKVGQFGGSGSDALVRIMGEIKMERPVLSQFECDYKVLQEDANSVAHSLENLDLAYIDPPYNQHPYGSNYFMLNLLVRYERPTHVSRVSGIPTGWRRSGYNVRARSLPLLKQLLHAIDAPFLLVSFNNEGFISPDKMRAMLNEIGSVDVLETQYNAFRGSRNFNNRPIHVTEQLLLVERR; from the coding sequence TTGAGCGCACACAACAGCGCCTTGGAGGTCAGAGAGCCTCGGCAGATGACGTTCTGGCCTGATCATCCGTCCGCCGAGGACCCTGACTACCTGTCTCGACAGCTGATCACCTATATAGGGAACAAGCGTGCGCTTCTGGGCAACATCGGCGGCGCAGTCGAGCGAGTCAAGCGCCGGCTCGGTAAGAGCCGGCTTCGAGTCTTCGACGCGTTTAGCGGGTCGGGAGTTGTGTCCAGATACCTGAAGGCGCACGCTTCCTTGCTGATCAGCAACGATCTTGAAGACTACGCTGCTGTGACAGCGCGCTGTTACCTGCGTAACAGGAGCACCGTTGACCTTCCGGCCATCTCCCAGATCGTCGCTGATCTGAACGCTAGGGTGAGAAGCGATGCGCTCCCGCCTGGTTTCATCGAAGAGCTCTATTCCCCCCGAGACGAGACTCACATCGCCAAAGAAGACCGGGTCTTCTACACACGCGACAACGCCCGACGTCTAGACAACTACCGCCGGCTGATCGAGTCCGCGCCCCTCGACGTAAAAGACATGCTCTTGGGCCCTCTGCTTAGTGAGGCGTCAATCCACGCCAATACCGCAGGGATTTTCAAGGGCTTCTACAAGAACCGGCACACCAAGGTCGGCCAGTTCGGTGGGAGCGGTTCAGACGCATTGGTTCGAATCATGGGCGAGATCAAGATGGAACGGCCTGTCCTAAGCCAATTCGAGTGCGACTACAAGGTGCTGCAAGAAGACGCCAATTCGGTCGCGCACAGTCTGGAGAATCTCGACCTCGCATACATCGATCCGCCCTACAACCAACACCCCTATGGATCAAACTACTTCATGCTCAATCTTCTGGTGCGATATGAGAGGCCAACGCACGTGAGTCGTGTCTCCGGCATACCCACCGGTTGGCGGCGCTCTGGCTACAACGTGCGCGCGCGGTCGTTGCCTCTGCTAAAACAACTCCTACACGCGATCGACGCCCCGTTCCTTTTGGTCTCATTCAACAACGAGGGTTTCATTTCGCCGGACAAGATGCGCGCGATGCTAAACGAGATCGGTTCGGTCGATGTTCTCGAAACGCAGTACAATGCGTTCCGGGGGAGCAGGAACTTCAACAACCGGCCAATCCATGTGACGGAGCAGCTCTTACTGGTGGAACGGAGATAG
- the ftcD gene encoding glutamate formimidoyltransferase, which yields MMLKLVECVPNFSDGRDRAVIDEITGAIAGTAGVKLLDVDPGADTNRTVVTFIGTPEGVKEAAFNAIRKAQELIDMTKHKGAHGRMGATDVCPFVPVAGITMEDCVEMAKEVGKRVAAELGIPVYLYEEAAQKPERENLANCRKGEYEGLAEKFKDPEWAPDFGEPVFNAKSGLTTIGAREFLIAYNVNLNTRDGKKAKDIAMSIREAGRAKRDENNKIVRDENGKAVMEPGRLKFCKGTGWYIDEYAMAQISMNLTNYKVTPPHWAVEVCREEAQKRGLVVTGTELVGLIPKEAMLVAGRYYLEKQGKCPGQPEKELIRVAAQSMGMSEVAPFDPQEKIIEYQFGDDESSLRKMTLCDFADELSTDSPAPGGGSVAALAGAMSASLAAMVANLTHGKKGYLDHDAEMSDIALAGQPLKDEFLRTIDADADAFDSVMAKMRMKKKTPEQQAERNRAIQDATKAATVVPLSVLRRSLSALKLAKTVAEKGNVNSLSDAGVSAIMGYAAAESAYMNVLINLASIEDVKFVSKTRDEAEELLAIAKTLSDAIRRSVIETLLSRL from the coding sequence ATGATGTTAAAGCTTGTGGAATGTGTGCCGAACTTCAGCGATGGTCGAGATAGGGCGGTCATCGACGAGATAACGGGCGCGATCGCCGGGACCGCCGGGGTGAAGCTTCTCGACGTTGACCCGGGGGCGGACACGAACCGGACGGTCGTGACGTTCATCGGAACGCCGGAGGGCGTGAAGGAGGCGGCCTTCAATGCGATCAGGAAGGCACAGGAGCTCATCGACATGACTAAGCACAAGGGAGCGCATGGTCGGATGGGCGCGACCGACGTGTGCCCGTTCGTGCCCGTGGCGGGCATTACGATGGAGGACTGCGTCGAGATGGCCAAGGAGGTCGGGAAGCGCGTGGCGGCTGAGCTCGGCATTCCAGTCTATCTCTACGAGGAGGCGGCGCAGAAGCCGGAGCGAGAGAATCTCGCCAACTGCCGAAAAGGTGAGTACGAAGGGCTGGCTGAGAAGTTCAAGGACCCAGAGTGGGCGCCCGACTTTGGAGAGCCGGTCTTCAACGCCAAATCCGGGCTGACGACGATAGGCGCGAGGGAGTTCCTTATCGCCTACAACGTCAACCTGAACACCCGTGACGGGAAGAAGGCAAAGGATATCGCGATGAGCATTCGTGAGGCTGGCCGGGCCAAGCGAGATGAGAACAACAAGATAGTGCGGGACGAGAACGGTAAGGCGGTTATGGAGCCTGGGCGGCTGAAGTTCTGTAAGGGCACGGGCTGGTATATCGACGAGTATGCGATGGCGCAGATTTCGATGAACCTGACCAACTACAAGGTAACGCCGCCGCATTGGGCAGTTGAGGTGTGCAGGGAAGAGGCGCAGAAGCGAGGGCTTGTGGTAACGGGGACGGAGCTCGTAGGGCTCATACCGAAAGAGGCGATGCTTGTGGCTGGGCGCTATTACCTTGAGAAGCAGGGCAAGTGCCCCGGCCAGCCGGAGAAGGAGCTTATCCGCGTCGCCGCGCAGTCGATGGGTATGAGCGAGGTAGCTCCGTTCGATCCCCAGGAGAAGATAATCGAATATCAATTTGGCGATGATGAGAGCTCTCTGAGGAAAATGACGCTCTGTGATTTCGCGGACGAGTTGTCAACGGATTCGCCCGCGCCCGGCGGCGGCAGTGTTGCCGCGTTGGCGGGTGCGATGAGCGCCTCGCTTGCGGCAATGGTTGCGAACCTGACGCACGGTAAGAAGGGCTATTTGGACCATGATGCTGAGATGTCGGACATTGCTTTAGCGGGCCAGCCGCTGAAGGACGAGTTTTTGCGCACGATCGACGCTGATGCTGATGCTTTTGACAGTGTGATGGCGAAGATGCGGATGAAGAAGAAGACGCCTGAGCAGCAGGCCGAGCGAAACAGAGCCATTCAGGATGCCACGAAGGCTGCCACGGTGGTCCCGTTGTCGGTCTTGAGAAGGTCGCTTTCTGCGCTGAAGCTGGCCAAGACTGTGGCCGAGAAGGGGAACGTGAACTCTCTGAGCGACGCCGGCGTTTCAGCTATCATGGGCTATGCGGCCGCGGAGAGCGCCTACATGAATGTGTTGATCAATCTCGCTAGTATCGAGGACGTAAAGTTCGTCAGCAAGACTCGGGATGAAGCGGAGGAATTGCTCGCCATAGCGAAGACGCTTTCGGATGCGATTCGCAGGAGCGTTATCGAGACGCTTTTGAGTCGGTTGTAA
- a CDS encoding type II toxin-antitoxin system HicB family antitoxin, with product MRYKVSLKKTEEGYAVWAPGLPGCWSQGQNQDEALENIKDAIEAYLATVEERGQ from the coding sequence ATGAGATACAAAGTAAGTCTCAAGAAGACGGAAGAAGGCTATGCGGTCTGGGCTCCCGGGCTGCCGGGCTGCTGGTCACAGGGACAGAACCAAGATGAGGCCCTGGAGAACATCAAGGACGCAATAGAAGCGTATTTAGCGACTGTTGAAGAGCGTGGCCAATAG